A genomic window from Candidatus Kouleothrix ribensis includes:
- the trxB gene encoding thioredoxin-disulfide reductase — MHSNVVIIGSGPAGLTAALYAARANLEPLVVRGLQPGGLIATTSEVENYPGFVDGVGGYDLADNMEKQAARFGTQFKDALIEEVDFSVRPFRLTTDGGEVITATTLIVSTGASPRKLGVPGEEQLANRGVSYCATCDGFFFRNKRVVVVGGGNSALDEGLFLTRYVSELVIVHRRDTLRADPVLQERAFSNPKVRFVWDSTVSEILGEQSVSGVRIQNLKTGAETMLDTDGVFPYIGHIPNTWLFKGKLALDENGYIVTDGRTRTNIAGVFAAGDVVDHVYRQAITAAGDGCKAAMEATWFLAEQEHAALKVHTPSAAVATPAPGQW; from the coding sequence ATGCATAGTAATGTTGTAATTATTGGTTCCGGCCCGGCCGGGCTAACTGCGGCGCTCTACGCGGCGCGCGCGAACCTCGAGCCGCTGGTGGTGCGCGGGCTCCAGCCGGGCGGTCTGATCGCCACCACCAGCGAGGTCGAGAACTACCCCGGCTTTGTCGATGGCGTAGGCGGGTATGATCTGGCCGACAATATGGAGAAGCAGGCCGCGCGCTTTGGCACGCAGTTCAAAGACGCACTGATCGAGGAGGTCGACTTCAGCGTCCGGCCGTTCCGGCTGACCACTGATGGCGGCGAGGTGATTACCGCGACCACGCTAATCGTTTCGACCGGCGCGTCGCCGCGCAAGCTCGGCGTGCCCGGCGAAGAGCAGCTGGCCAATCGTGGCGTGTCGTACTGTGCCACCTGCGACGGCTTCTTCTTCCGCAACAAGCGCGTAGTGGTAGTGGGCGGCGGCAACAGCGCGCTCGACGAGGGCCTGTTTTTGACGCGCTATGTCAGCGAGCTGGTGATCGTGCATCGGCGCGACACGCTACGGGCCGACCCGGTGTTGCAAGAGCGCGCGTTTAGCAACCCGAAGGTGCGCTTCGTGTGGGACTCGACCGTGTCGGAGATTCTGGGCGAGCAGAGTGTTAGCGGTGTGCGCATCCAGAACCTGAAGACCGGCGCGGAGACCATGCTGGATACCGACGGCGTGTTTCCGTACATTGGGCACATCCCGAACACCTGGCTGTTCAAGGGCAAGCTCGCGCTCGACGAGAATGGCTATATCGTGACCGACGGGCGCACGCGCACGAATATCGCGGGCGTGTTCGCGGCCGGCGACGTGGTCGATCACGTGTATCGCCAGGCGATCACCGCTGCCGGCGATGGCTGCAAAGCGGCGATGGAGGCGACCTGGTTTCTGGCCGAGCAAGAGCACGCCGCACTGAAGGTACACACGCCTTCCGCAGCGGTGGCCACGCCTGCGCCTGGGCAGTGGTAA
- a CDS encoding lamin tail domain-containing protein, producing MLRSLRLVAALLIAMLALIGACTAPARPARALAPALLINEFMPRPGTGGEWAELINLGDTDLDLAGWAIDDDTIGGTRTLIAAGTSAPAHGLLLVALTANILNDTGTDAIQLSDPAGTLVDSFAYSSASAGQSYARMPDGGPSWLKGAPSPGAWNSSATPTMPVTPSSAPAATNTPSPTATTSPTYTPTATNTATASATATPYLPGILLNEFVAYPKTLYTNEWVELYNSGDILVDLSGWKIDDSEGGQSPYALPPGSLLAAGGYLVVELPSAILNNDGDSLRLLHPDGSLADATSYSAASADLSRSRADDQSWYESAINTPGEPNLPPATATPTTPPTATRTSTPTTPPTATRTSTPTTPPTATRTSTPTTPPTATRTSTPTTPPTTTRTSTPSATPAVWPNGILINELLPNPQARYGDEWVELFNGGTSSADLAGWQIDDGVGGGAPHTLPAGSLLAPGAYLVVALPNPILNNDGDSVRLLRPDGSLADTVDFAGSAADQSYNRAADNSWYQGDLPSPGAANLPPSRPGGTPSPATPAAPGRTPTPVPSGTRVAAGTGTANTVQLSELLPFPKTLYTSEWVELYNSGDSAIDLGGWAIDDGVSGGAPYRLPPGTTIAPHALLVVTLPRPLLNNSTDSVRLLGPDGQVLDQGTYTGGAPDLSFCRAGQAWARCAASPGGPNPPPATPGPAATATPQPSAAVPVGLATRPAAPPARPNPIARPARAGGPTASAHAAQPYALPQLGTRYRGVAPAPTTTMPARAPAGGTATPTAAEQPGAATPAKPALTPVGTGVALLLVAIGGAALGYQQIGGVRAPPGTAPDASGASWRED from the coding sequence ATGCTACGATCGTTGCGCCTTGTGGCGGCCCTACTCATTGCGATGCTCGCGCTGATCGGCGCATGCACCGCACCAGCTCGCCCGGCACGGGCGCTCGCCCCGGCCCTGCTGATCAACGAGTTCATGCCGCGGCCTGGCACTGGTGGCGAGTGGGCCGAGCTGATCAATCTTGGCGATACCGATCTCGATCTGGCCGGCTGGGCGATCGACGACGACACGATCGGCGGCACGCGCACGCTGATCGCCGCCGGCACCAGCGCGCCCGCCCACGGCTTGCTGCTCGTCGCGCTCACGGCCAATATCCTGAACGATACCGGCACCGACGCCATCCAGCTTTCCGATCCGGCCGGTACCCTGGTCGATAGCTTCGCGTACAGCAGTGCCAGCGCCGGCCAGAGCTATGCGCGCATGCCCGACGGCGGCCCGAGCTGGCTGAAAGGCGCGCCATCGCCGGGGGCATGGAACTCCAGCGCCACTCCGACTATGCCAGTCACACCTTCGAGTGCGCCGGCCGCCACCAACACGCCCAGCCCTACCGCTACCACCAGCCCGACCTATACACCGACAGCCACCAACACCGCCACGGCCAGCGCCACCGCGACGCCATACCTGCCCGGCATCTTGCTCAACGAGTTCGTGGCTTACCCAAAAACGCTTTACACCAACGAATGGGTCGAGCTCTACAACAGCGGCGATATACTGGTCGATCTGTCGGGCTGGAAGATCGACGACAGCGAGGGCGGCCAGTCGCCATATGCCCTGCCGCCCGGCAGTCTACTCGCGGCCGGCGGCTACCTGGTGGTAGAGCTGCCCAGTGCGATTCTCAATAACGACGGCGACAGCCTGCGGCTGCTACACCCCGACGGCAGCCTGGCCGATGCGACCAGCTATAGCGCCGCCAGCGCCGACCTCAGCCGCAGTCGCGCCGATGATCAGTCCTGGTACGAGAGCGCGATCAATACACCTGGCGAGCCAAACTTGCCGCCGGCCACCGCCACGCCGACCACGCCGCCAACTGCAACCCGCACCAGCACGCCAACCACGCCGCCAACTGCAACCCGCACCAGCACGCCAACCACGCCGCCAACTGCGACCCGCACCAGCACGCCGACCACGCCGCCAACTGCGACCCGCACCAGCACGCCGACCACGCCGCCAACCACGACCCGCACCAGCACGCCCAGCGCTACGCCGGCCGTGTGGCCGAACGGCATCCTGATCAACGAACTGCTGCCCAACCCCCAGGCCCGCTACGGCGACGAGTGGGTCGAGCTGTTCAACGGCGGCACGAGCAGCGCCGACCTGGCCGGCTGGCAGATCGACGATGGCGTGGGCGGTGGCGCACCACACACATTGCCTGCGGGCAGCCTGCTGGCGCCCGGCGCATACCTGGTAGTGGCGCTGCCCAACCCGATTCTCAATAACGATGGCGACAGCGTGCGGCTGCTGCGCCCCGACGGCAGCCTGGCCGACACGGTCGATTTTGCCGGTAGCGCCGCCGACCAGAGCTATAATCGCGCCGCCGACAATAGCTGGTATCAGGGCGATCTGCCCTCGCCCGGCGCCGCGAACCTGCCGCCATCCCGGCCCGGCGGCACGCCGTCGCCGGCTACACCAGCCGCGCCGGGCCGCACGCCTACGCCGGTGCCTAGCGGCACACGCGTGGCGGCCGGCACGGGCACCGCTAACACGGTGCAGCTGAGCGAACTGCTGCCATTCCCAAAAACGCTTTACACTAGCGAGTGGGTCGAGCTCTACAACAGCGGCGATAGCGCCATCGACCTGGGCGGCTGGGCGATTGACGACGGCGTGAGTGGCGGCGCGCCGTATCGCCTCCCGCCCGGCACTACGATCGCCCCGCACGCACTGCTGGTCGTGACGCTACCCAGGCCACTGCTGAACAATAGCACCGACAGCGTGCGCCTGCTCGGCCCCGACGGCCAGGTGCTCGATCAGGGCACGTATACCGGCGGTGCGCCCGATCTGAGCTTCTGCCGCGCCGGGCAAGCCTGGGCGCGCTGCGCAGCCTCGCCGGGTGGGCCGAACCCGCCGCCGGCCACGCCTGGCCCTGCGGCAACCGCCACGCCGCAGCCAAGCGCCGCCGTGCCAGTCGGGCTGGCCACGCGCCCGGCAGCGCCGCCCGCCCGGCCCAACCCGATCGCCCGGCCAGCCAGGGCCGGCGGGCCTACTGCAAGCGCCCACGCGGCCCAACCCTACGCGCTGCCGCAGCTGGGCACGCGCTATCGCGGGGTTGCGCCAGCGCCGACTACGACAATGCCTGCACGCGCACCGGCGGGCGGCACGGCCACACCCACGGCTGCCGAACAGCCGGGCGCCGCGACACCGGCCAAGCCAGCACTCACACCAGTAGGCACCGGCGTCGCACTGCTACTGGTGGCGATCGGCGGCGCCGCGCTGGGCTACCAGCAGATCGGTGGCGTACGCGCGCCGCCAGGCACCGCCCCAGACGCGAGCGGCGCATCCTGGCGGGAAGACTAG
- a CDS encoding ROK family protein, whose protein sequence is MNDPQPLVQDRLAHNSWGFLSQQGYILGMDIGSYGLRAALIDLQHHTYARAHREAKPDNAHEMLEASIALARGLLEQHGVEPSRLVRIGVGFAGPVDARHGIVQRSHRVAGWEQFPLKRHIEDAFGAVTLVDNDANLIALAEATFGVGRDVQHLFYLHLSSGVGGGLVLDSRLYHGATTMAGEVGHAVLGAIDPIYRDEPPKTLEQHLSIAGVVRRAAELGLESDRLSEIFGDARVGPQLIGETAEILAVRLSQIIALIDPQMIIIGGVVARYGGTPLFDAIKQRIPVYMASLIERPVQIVPSVLGFESVAIGGLALALESMSD, encoded by the coding sequence ATGAACGACCCGCAACCACTCGTGCAAGACCGGCTTGCGCATAACAGCTGGGGCTTTCTTAGCCAGCAGGGCTATATTCTAGGCATGGACATCGGCAGCTACGGCCTACGGGCTGCCCTGATCGATCTTCAGCACCACACCTACGCGCGTGCGCATCGCGAAGCTAAGCCCGACAACGCGCACGAGATGCTCGAAGCCTCGATCGCGCTGGCCCGCGGGCTGCTCGAGCAGCACGGCGTCGAGCCGAGCCGGCTGGTGCGCATCGGGGTTGGCTTTGCCGGGCCAGTTGATGCGCGCCATGGCATTGTGCAGCGCTCGCACCGCGTGGCCGGCTGGGAGCAATTCCCGCTCAAGCGCCATATCGAAGATGCCTTCGGCGCCGTCACGCTGGTCGACAACGACGCCAACCTGATCGCGCTGGCCGAGGCGACCTTTGGCGTCGGCCGCGATGTACAGCACCTGTTCTATTTACACCTGAGCAGCGGTGTCGGCGGCGGGCTAGTGCTCGATAGCCGGCTCTACCATGGCGCCACCACCATGGCCGGCGAGGTCGGCCACGCCGTGCTTGGCGCGATCGACCCGATCTACCGCGACGAGCCGCCCAAAACGCTCGAGCAGCACCTATCGATCGCCGGGGTGGTGCGCCGCGCCGCCGAGCTGGGCCTCGAGAGCGATCGGCTCAGCGAGATCTTCGGCGATGCGCGCGTCGGCCCCCAGCTGATCGGCGAGACGGCCGAGATCCTGGCGGTACGGCTCTCGCAGATCATCGCACTGATCGACCCGCAGATGATCATCATTGGCGGGGTGGTGGCGCGCTATGGCGGCACACCACTGTTCGACGCGATCAAGCAGCGCATCCCCGTCTACATGGCCTCGCTGATCGAGCGGCCAGTCCAGATCGTGCCGTCGGTGCTGGGCTTCGAGAGCGTGGCGATCGGCGGGCTGGCACTCGCGCTCGAGAGCATGAGCGATTAG
- a CDS encoding HEAT repeat domain-containing protein: MDIIQHIYEIGAHDHKLAMRELKPLASLGFEQRTAFWPAWQAVAARRRAEIARAMVDLAEDNVDLDFGQALIWLLDDDDAEVRASAAAGLWENERPTVLRRLIELLHDDPAPAVRAAAATSLGRAAYHAQLDELDAAGTQALRTALERLLLDPRQPLEVRRRALESAGYFADEAEIQRQVGLAYASNEQLLRESALVAMGRSMLPRWLPMIAESLASPSPALRYEAARAVGELGEEGQSLLPKLAPLLNDQDSEVAFAAIWSLGQVGGDTARRLLKQIAKDGDTARRQAANDALEELALGESMF, encoded by the coding sequence ATCGATATTATTCAGCATATCTACGAGATCGGCGCGCACGATCACAAGCTGGCGATGCGCGAGCTCAAGCCGCTCGCCAGCCTGGGCTTCGAGCAGCGCACCGCGTTCTGGCCGGCGTGGCAGGCCGTGGCGGCGCGCCGCCGCGCCGAAATTGCACGCGCAATGGTCGATCTGGCCGAAGATAATGTCGACCTCGACTTCGGCCAGGCGCTGATCTGGCTGCTCGACGACGACGACGCCGAGGTGCGCGCCAGCGCAGCCGCCGGCCTGTGGGAGAACGAGCGCCCGACGGTGCTGCGCCGCCTGATCGAGCTGCTGCACGACGACCCGGCCCCGGCGGTGCGTGCCGCCGCCGCGACCTCGCTCGGCCGGGCGGCCTACCACGCCCAGCTCGACGAGCTTGATGCGGCCGGTACGCAGGCACTGCGCACGGCGCTCGAGCGCCTGCTGCTCGACCCGCGCCAGCCCCTCGAGGTGCGGCGCCGCGCGCTCGAGAGCGCCGGCTACTTCGCCGACGAGGCCGAGATCCAGCGCCAGGTGGGCCTGGCCTATGCCAGCAACGAGCAGCTGCTGCGCGAGAGCGCGCTGGTGGCGATGGGCCGCTCGATGCTACCGCGCTGGCTGCCGATGATTGCCGAGTCGCTCGCCAGCCCATCGCCGGCACTGCGCTACGAGGCCGCCCGCGCCGTCGGCGAGCTGGGTGAAGAGGGGCAGAGCTTGCTGCCAAAGCTGGCCCCGCTCCTGAACGACCAGGATAGCGAGGTGGCCTTCGCGGCGATCTGGTCGCTCGGGCAGGTTGGCGGCGATACCGCCCGGCGCCTGCTCAAGCAGATCGCCAAGGACGGCGACACCGCGCGCCGCCAGGCCGCCAACGATGCGCTCGAAGAGCTCGCGCTTGGCGAGAGCATGTTTTAG
- a CDS encoding peptidoglycan bridge formation glycyltransferase FemA/FemB family protein, whose product MTIQQSAQAFSQYAGARRLLPAASRILPTAADWPTDALDRQLAIIEPDAASWDTFVHAHPHGHLLQSSGWARLKQRVGWQVRRVIVAGPDGPRAGAQLLIRPRLGLSAAYVPRGPLWADEASNALLLSTLDRLARRARAVFLRLEPNLLEGAPGADTLHSFLLVRGFQPAPPLQPRTSLQLGLAPAPERLLAGMSKGHRADIKRAQRDGVGVRVGATASDLEAFYTIMQQTGRRATFGIHSRSYYEAAWELLRATPQGECARLLLAERGEATLAVALVFAWAGTGLYLYGGSTDDGLKSGANHLLQWHALQWAYAQGCAQYDFWGVPDQFGRAAAAEDAAERTRLEEAARTDPLYGVFRFKKGFGSALVRFLPAYDRAYLPPLYALWMRRFAG is encoded by the coding sequence ATGACCATACAGCAAAGCGCACAGGCATTCAGCCAGTACGCCGGTGCGCGCCGGCTGCTGCCGGCGGCCAGCCGCATCCTGCCCACTGCAGCCGATTGGCCCACCGATGCGCTCGACCGCCAGCTGGCGATCATCGAGCCCGACGCGGCCAGCTGGGATACGTTTGTCCACGCGCACCCACACGGCCACCTGCTCCAGTCGAGCGGCTGGGCCAGGTTGAAGCAGCGCGTGGGTTGGCAGGTGCGCCGGGTGATCGTGGCCGGGCCAGACGGGCCGCGCGCGGGCGCCCAGCTGCTCATCCGCCCGCGCCTGGGCCTGAGCGCCGCGTATGTGCCGCGCGGCCCGCTATGGGCCGACGAAGCCAGTAACGCGCTGCTACTGAGCACGCTCGATCGGCTGGCCCGCCGGGCGCGCGCGGTATTCCTGCGCCTCGAGCCGAACCTGCTCGAGGGCGCACCCGGCGCCGATACACTACACAGCTTCCTGCTGGTGCGCGGCTTCCAGCCCGCCCCGCCGCTCCAGCCGCGCACCAGCCTGCAGCTCGGCCTGGCGCCCGCACCCGAGCGGCTGCTGGCCGGCATGAGCAAGGGCCACCGCGCCGACATCAAGCGCGCCCAGCGTGATGGCGTGGGTGTACGCGTGGGCGCCACCGCCAGCGACCTCGAGGCCTTCTACACGATAATGCAGCAGACCGGCCGGCGCGCGACGTTTGGCATCCACAGCCGCTCGTACTACGAGGCTGCCTGGGAGCTGCTGCGCGCCACACCGCAGGGCGAGTGCGCCCGCCTGCTGCTGGCCGAGCGCGGCGAGGCTACGCTGGCGGTGGCGCTGGTGTTCGCGTGGGCCGGCACCGGCCTGTACCTCTACGGCGGCTCGACCGACGACGGCCTCAAGAGTGGCGCGAACCACCTGCTGCAATGGCACGCGCTCCAGTGGGCCTACGCCCAGGGCTGCGCACAGTACGACTTCTGGGGCGTGCCCGACCAGTTTGGGCGCGCGGCTGCCGCCGAGGATGCCGCCGAGCGCACGCGCCTGGAAGAGGCGGCCCGCACCGACCCGCTCTATGGCGTGTTTCGCTTCAAGAAGGGCTTTGGCAGCGCTCTGGTGCGCTTCCTGCCAGCCTACGATCGCGCCTACCTGCCGCCACTCTATGCGCTGTGGATGCGTCGTTTCGCCGGGTGA
- a CDS encoding DUF2203 domain-containing protein, with amino-acid sequence MTDTELPLDEARRLVAWLRNALEHQRDLNTEMRRAVAELARAFQESLARAYDAAESGDLERVRRITIENRDAWQAYLQQIIEAAQPRRDG; translated from the coding sequence ATGACCGACACTGAGCTGCCCCTCGACGAAGCCCGCCGCCTGGTGGCGTGGCTGCGCAACGCGCTCGAGCATCAGCGCGATCTCAACACCGAGATGCGCCGCGCGGTCGCCGAGCTTGCCCGCGCCTTCCAGGAGTCGCTGGCGCGCGCGTACGATGCCGCTGAGAGCGGCGACCTCGAGCGAGTGCGGCGGATCACGATCGAGAACCGCGACGCCTGGCAGGCCTACTTGCAGCAGATCATCGAGGCTGCTCAGCCCAGGCGCGATGGCTAG